One genomic window of Cinclus cinclus chromosome 6, bCinCin1.1, whole genome shotgun sequence includes the following:
- the SLC5A12 gene encoding sodium-coupled monocarboxylate transporter 2: MPNFVAPEVKQFVTWDYVVFAALFLISASIGVFFAVKERKKKTSKEFLVGGKQMTCGPIAFSLTSSFMSAVTVLGTPSEVYRYGASFVLFFLSYTLVIIFTAELFLPVFYRSGITSTYEYLELRFNKIVRLAATLIYILQTILYTGIVVYAPSLALNQVTGFDLWGSVAATGIVCTFYCTLGGLKAVVWTDAFQMIVMVAGFMTVLIRGTSLNGGLIKVWEDAHEGSRLNIFDFDVDPLRRHTFWTIVIGGTFTWLGLYGVNQSTIQRCISCKSEKHAKLALYVNLLGLWTVLVCAVFCGLVMYSHYKSCDPWTAAFISAPDQLMPYYVMDIFSSMPGVPGLFVACAFSGTLSTVAASINALATVTFEDLIKKGFPNLSESTWISKGLCILYGILCTSMAAAASLLGGVVQASLSIHGMCGGPMLGLFTLGIVFPCANWKGALGGLLAGISLAFWAGTGSFIYPTPPTKSIPLHLSTLNCTLANSTKALVTPAPMVAPERPLLADTWYSLSYLYLSAIGCLGCAITGLLISFITGPSKGEDIPPVLIKPVCNLFCFWSKRLKIFLWCGVQHDSLEVDFEKKLPKVAANKTRTDYTSKNNTNNENNHQICGYNSEENSYTNISRESCL, from the exons ATGCCAAACTTCGTAGCTCCAGAAGTAAAACAATTCGTGACTTGGGACTATGTTGTTTTTGCAGCACTATTTTTAATCTCTGCCAGCATTGGAGTCTTTTTTGCAgttaaagagaggaaaaagaaaacttcaaagGAATTTTTGGTAGGTGGTAAGCAGATGACATGTGGACCCATAGCTTTTTCTCTTACATCAAGCTTCATGTCAGCAGTAActgtcctggggacaccctCCGAAGTTTATCGCTATGGAGCATCCTTTGTGCTCTTCTTTCTTTCGTATACACTTGTCATAATTTTTACTGCTGAACTTTTTCTACCTGTTTTTTATAGATCTGGCATCACAAGCACTTATGAG TATTTGGAGTTAAGATTTAACAAGATTGTCCGTCTTGCTGCAACACTGATTTACATCCTACAGACG atcCTTTACACAGGAATAGTGGTCTATGCTCCATCACTGGCACTCAACCAAG TCACTGGATTTGATCTCTGGGGCTCTGTAGCTGCAACAGGAATTGTCTGCACTTTCTATTGCACTCTG GGAGGATTAAAAGCTGTTGTCTGGACGGATGCATTTCAAATGATTGTTATGGTGGCTGGCTTCATGACAGTTTTGATTCGAGGAACTAGTCTGAATGGTGGATTGATCAAAGTCTGGGAAGATGCCCATGAAGGATCTCGGCTAAACATATTTGA CTTTGATGTTGATCCTTTGAGACGACATACCTTCTGGACAATAGTTATTGGGGGAACATTTACATGGCTAGGACTCTATGGAGTCAATCAGTCCACAATACAGAGATGCATTTCCTGCAAATCAGAAAAGCATGCTAAACT GGCACTTTACGTGAATTTATTGGGACTTTGGACAGTCCTAGTGTGTGCAGTGTTTTGTGGCTTGGTGATGTACTCTCATTACAAGAGTTGTGACCCTTGGactgctgctttcatttcagcTCCTGATCAG CTCATGCCATACTATGTTATGGACATTTTTTCTTCGATGCCAGGAGTCCCAGGACTGTTTGTTGCCTGTGCATTCAGTGGAACACTAAG CACGGTAGCTGCCAGCATCAATGCTTTAGCAACTGTTACCTTTGAAGACTTGATCAAGAAAGGTTTCCCAAATCTCTCTGAGAGCACGTGGATCAGCAAAGGTTTAT GTATATTATATGGCATCCTGTGCACTTCGATGGCTGCAGCAGCATCGCTGCTGGGAGGAGTTGTGCAG GCTTCCCTCTCCATCCACGGGATGTGTGGGGGGCCAATGCTGGGATTATTTACCCTGGGAATTGTGTTTCCCTGTGCTAACTGGAag GGTGCTCTTGGAGGCCTCTTAGCTGGGATCAGCTTGGCTTTTTGGGCTGGTACCGGCTCTTTCATTTACCCTACACCACCAACAAAGTCCATCCCTCTGCATCTGTCTACCCTCAACTGCACACTGGCTAACAGCACCAAGGCACTGGTAACACCAGCTCCCATGGTGGCTCCAGAGAG GCCTTTGCTGGCAGACACCTGGTACTCGCTGTCCTACCTGTACCTCAGTGCCATTggctgcctgggctgtgccatCACAGGGCTCTTGATAAGCTTTATAACAG GACCTAGTAAAGGAGAAGACATCCCACCAGTGTTAATTAAGCCAGTCTGCAACCTGTTTTGCTTTTGGTCCAAAAGACTCAAAATATTCCTCTGGTGTGGTGTGCAGCACGACAGCCTGGAG gtggACTTTGAGAAAAAATTGCCTAAAGTTGCtgcaaataaaaccagaacagaTTACACCTCCAAGAATAATACCAACAATGAAAATAATCACCAGATCTGTGGTTACAATTCTGAGGAAAATTCATATACAAATATAAGCAGAGAATCTTGCCTCTAG